In a single window of the Microbacterium sulfonylureivorans genome:
- the msrB gene encoding peptide-methionine (R)-S-oxide reductase MsrB: MTYTVDKSDDQWREELSPEQYAVLRQAGTERAWTGELLDESRAGLYTCAACGSELFKSGTKFDSHCGWPSFYESIRPEAVELIEDSSHGMVRTEVRCANCGSHLGHVFPDGFGTPTGDRYCMNSISLNFTPEESA; encoded by the coding sequence ATGACGTACACCGTCGACAAGAGCGACGACCAGTGGCGCGAGGAGCTCTCCCCGGAGCAGTACGCGGTGCTGCGCCAGGCCGGCACCGAGCGTGCGTGGACCGGCGAGCTGCTCGACGAGAGCCGCGCCGGCCTGTACACGTGCGCGGCGTGCGGCTCCGAGCTGTTCAAGAGCGGGACGAAGTTCGACTCCCACTGCGGCTGGCCGAGCTTCTACGAGTCCATCCGCCCCGAGGCCGTCGAGCTCATCGAGGACTCCAGCCACGGCATGGTGCGCACCGAGGTCCGCTGCGCGAACTGCGGCTCGCACCTCGGACACGTCTTCCCCGACGGGTTCGGCACCCCCACGGGCGACCGCTACTGCATGAACTCGATCTCCCTGAACTTCACGCCCGAAGAGTCCGCGTGA
- a CDS encoding nitroreductase family protein, with translation MTGALEAVRARRSWSKVTDEAPTHIELLTLVSAAGRVADHSSLRPWRLIELRGADRERLAQAIAKAEGDKSPSSKPMRAPLLIAVVASYRKSEKVPRWEQEAVASGVAHVLSLLLDEAGWGVIWRTGRYTRSKPVAKAHGLEKNEELLGWLYVGGKPVRSRPGRRKGVEARRHVSRMPRAKKQD, from the coding sequence GTGACCGGTGCGCTGGAGGCGGTGCGCGCGCGCCGCTCGTGGTCGAAGGTGACCGATGAGGCACCCACGCACATCGAGCTCCTCACGCTCGTCTCCGCCGCCGGGCGCGTGGCAGACCACTCGTCGCTGCGACCCTGGCGGCTCATCGAGCTGCGCGGCGCCGATCGCGAGCGACTTGCGCAGGCGATCGCGAAGGCCGAGGGCGACAAGAGCCCGTCGTCGAAGCCGATGCGCGCACCTCTGCTGATCGCGGTGGTGGCGAGCTATCGCAAGAGCGAGAAGGTGCCGCGCTGGGAGCAGGAGGCCGTCGCGTCCGGCGTCGCTCACGTGCTCAGCCTGCTCCTCGACGAGGCCGGCTGGGGCGTCATCTGGCGCACGGGCCGCTACACGCGTTCCAAACCCGTCGCCAAGGCGCACGGTCTCGAGAAGAACGAAGAGCTCCTCGGCTGGCTGTACGTCGGCGGCAAGCCCGTGCGCTCCCGTCCCGGGCGACGCAAGGGCGTCGAGGCGCGCAGGCACGTCTCGCGGATGCCGCGGGCCAAGAAGCAGGACTGA
- a CDS encoding DMT family transporter, which yields MTATPSRPRMPVWIALGVAAAIGMMTAVQARVNGQLGIRLDDGFVAAAVSFGSGLAIVGVLSAVLPSGRAGFGRLLSGVRSGGIPWWMLAGGAAGALTVATQGLAVGLIGVSLFTVGIVAGQTVSGLLLDRVGFGPAGVVAVTVPRLIGGALALAAVGLALVGDGLSGVPMWMLVLPLLAGIAIAWQQATNGRLRQRVGTPLTATLVNFTGGTILLVAAAAIHIAFAGAPAAFPTEAWLYVGGALGVVYIFLSAAIVQYTGVLLLGLGTVVGQLLMSVVLDALWPAPASPGFGQELAMVTVAMASVVVAAIPWRRRGR from the coding sequence ATGACCGCCACTCCCTCGCGCCCTCGCATGCCCGTCTGGATCGCGCTCGGCGTCGCCGCGGCGATCGGCATGATGACCGCGGTGCAGGCGCGGGTGAACGGGCAGCTCGGCATCCGCCTCGACGACGGCTTCGTCGCGGCTGCGGTCTCGTTCGGATCGGGCCTCGCGATCGTCGGCGTCCTGTCGGCGGTCCTGCCCTCAGGGCGCGCGGGCTTCGGCCGGCTGCTCTCCGGTGTGCGCAGCGGGGGGATCCCCTGGTGGATGCTCGCCGGCGGCGCCGCCGGTGCGCTGACCGTCGCCACACAGGGCCTCGCTGTCGGACTCATCGGCGTCTCGCTGTTCACGGTGGGGATCGTCGCCGGGCAGACGGTGAGCGGCCTGCTCCTCGATCGCGTGGGCTTCGGGCCCGCGGGCGTCGTCGCCGTCACGGTGCCGCGTCTGATCGGCGGCGCGCTCGCCCTGGCCGCGGTGGGGCTCGCGCTGGTGGGCGACGGTCTGAGCGGCGTGCCGATGTGGATGCTCGTGCTCCCGCTCCTGGCCGGCATCGCGATCGCATGGCAGCAGGCGACGAACGGCCGTCTTCGACAGCGGGTGGGGACGCCCCTGACTGCGACGCTGGTGAACTTCACCGGCGGCACGATCCTCCTGGTCGCCGCGGCGGCGATCCACATCGCGTTCGCCGGCGCGCCCGCCGCGTTCCCGACGGAGGCCTGGCTCTACGTCGGCGGTGCGCTCGGCGTCGTCTACATCTTCCTGTCGGCGGCGATCGTGCAGTACACCGGCGTCCTGCTGCTCGGCCTCGGGACGGTCGTCGGCCAGCTGCTGATGTCGGTCGTGCTCGACGCGCTCTGGCCGGCGCCCGCGAGCCCCGGATTCGGGCAGGAGCTCGCGATGGTCACCGTCGCAATGGCGTCCGTGGTGGTGGCGGCGATCCCGTGGCGGCGGCGCGGCCGCTGA
- a CDS encoding DsbA family protein, whose translation MSSDESPNAAAASERRDAVREKAQQVQARQSRARVIRATTISAIVVAVVAVAAVVVTWAVSSAASKPTLSPANIEDDGFVISSVTGTGLSSDDPSNTGTLEGTASPTPTPTPTVEPTPSATPTEQPDVDIRVYVDYLSTGSRDFQVANVQQLSKWVSEDAATLTYYPVAMLTSKSNGTKYSLRAAGAAACVATHSPDYFFAFNNTLLTQQPDVDSDGYTDSELAAMAIASGAEGAKVVRSCIEDQAFTSWAKTATERALGGLPDTDDVALTGTPMVLVNGTPYVGALDDPKEFAQFVLTVASDAYYDETPTPTPTPTP comes from the coding sequence ATGTCGAGCGACGAGTCACCGAACGCCGCTGCTGCCAGCGAGCGGCGTGACGCCGTGCGCGAGAAGGCGCAGCAGGTGCAGGCCCGCCAGTCGCGTGCTCGCGTGATCCGCGCCACGACGATCTCGGCCATCGTCGTCGCCGTCGTCGCGGTCGCCGCGGTCGTGGTGACCTGGGCCGTCTCGTCCGCCGCGTCGAAGCCGACGCTCAGCCCGGCCAACATCGAGGACGACGGGTTCGTCATCTCCAGTGTCACCGGCACCGGGCTCAGTTCCGACGACCCGTCGAACACGGGCACCCTCGAAGGCACCGCGTCGCCGACGCCGACGCCGACTCCGACCGTCGAGCCCACGCCGTCTGCGACGCCGACCGAGCAGCCCGACGTCGACATCCGCGTCTACGTCGACTACCTGTCGACCGGATCGCGCGACTTCCAGGTGGCGAACGTGCAGCAGCTGTCGAAGTGGGTCAGCGAGGACGCCGCCACCCTCACGTACTACCCGGTCGCCATGCTGACGTCGAAGTCCAACGGAACGAAGTACTCGCTCCGGGCCGCGGGCGCGGCCGCCTGTGTCGCCACGCACTCCCCGGACTACTTCTTCGCGTTCAACAACACGCTTCTCACGCAGCAGCCCGACGTCGACTCCGACGGCTACACCGACAGCGAGCTGGCCGCGATGGCCATCGCCTCCGGTGCCGAGGGGGCGAAGGTGGTTCGCTCGTGCATCGAGGACCAGGCGTTCACGTCGTGGGCCAAGACCGCGACCGAACGGGCGCTCGGCGGACTCCCCGACACCGACGACGTGGCGCTCACCGGAACGCCCATGGTGCTCGTGAACGGCACCCCCTACGTCGGCGCCTTGGACGATCCCAAGGAGTTCGCGCAGTTCGTCCTCACGGTCGCGAGCGACGCGTACTACGACGAGACTCCGACTCCGACTCCGACCCCCACGCCCTAG
- a CDS encoding ABC transporter ATP-binding protein, producing the protein MASVTFDNATRLYPGGTRPAVDKLDLDVADGEFLVLVGPSGCGKSTSLRMLAGLEEVNSGRILIGDRDVTDVPPKDRDIAMVFQNYALYPHMTVAENMGFALKIAGIGKEERAARVLEAAKLLDLEDYLTRKPKALSGGQRQRVAMGRAIVRQPQVFLMDEPLSNLDAKLRVQTRTQIASLQRRLGVTTVYVTHDQTEALTMGDRIAVLKDGLLQQVGTPRDLYETPKNVFVAGFIGSPAMNLFPAHLAEGGIEFGDKVVGIEADTLARAHGSEVTIGVRPEDIVVAPEDGKGLSVIVDLVEELGADGYLYGHTDVNGKRTDIVARVDGRRHPNAGETVTLAPVPGHVHVFDVESGDRLTDRAIASA; encoded by the coding sequence ATGGCGTCCGTCACGTTTGACAACGCAACTCGTCTGTACCCCGGGGGCACGCGCCCCGCTGTCGACAAGCTCGACCTCGACGTCGCCGATGGCGAGTTCCTGGTCCTCGTCGGCCCCTCCGGCTGTGGCAAGTCCACGTCGCTGCGCATGCTGGCCGGCCTCGAAGAGGTCAACTCCGGCCGCATCCTCATCGGCGACCGCGACGTCACCGACGTCCCGCCGAAGGACCGCGACATCGCGATGGTCTTCCAGAACTACGCGCTGTACCCGCACATGACCGTCGCCGAGAACATGGGCTTCGCCCTGAAGATCGCCGGCATCGGCAAGGAGGAGCGCGCCGCGCGCGTCCTCGAGGCCGCGAAGCTCCTCGACCTCGAGGACTACCTCACGCGCAAGCCGAAGGCACTCTCGGGCGGCCAGCGACAGCGTGTCGCCATGGGCCGCGCCATCGTGCGTCAGCCCCAGGTCTTCCTCATGGACGAGCCCCTGTCGAACCTCGACGCCAAGCTCCGCGTCCAGACGCGCACCCAGATCGCGTCGCTGCAGCGCCGCCTCGGCGTCACCACGGTCTACGTCACGCACGACCAGACCGAGGCGCTCACGATGGGCGACCGCATCGCGGTGCTCAAGGACGGCCTCCTCCAGCAGGTCGGAACCCCGCGCGACCTGTACGAGACCCCGAAGAACGTCTTCGTGGCCGGCTTCATCGGCTCGCCCGCCATGAACCTGTTCCCGGCCCACCTCGCCGAGGGCGGCATCGAGTTCGGCGACAAGGTCGTGGGCATCGAGGCCGACACGCTGGCCCGGGCGCACGGCAGCGAGGTCACCATCGGCGTCCGTCCCGAAGACATCGTGGTCGCGCCCGAGGACGGCAAGGGCCTCTCGGTCATCGTCGACCTCGTCGAGGAGCTCGGCGCCGACGGCTACCTGTACGGCCACACCGACGTCAACGGCAAGCGCACCGACATCGTCGCGCGCGTCGACGGGCGTCGTCACCCGAACGCCGGCGAGACCGTGACCCTGGCCCCCGTGCCCGGACACGTGCACGTCTTCGACGTCGAGTCGGGCGACCGCCTCACCGACAGGGCCATCGCCTCGGCGTAA
- a CDS encoding DUF4032 domain-containing protein codes for MPDSLSITASSVDPGLLTLPWSTTLADWPSSNIVYLPKGISRHLVRFANLSGRVVAIKETTEQMARREYDMLGNLDRLDVPCVQRVAVIAGRTDAAGDPLPAALVTAHLKFSLPYRALFTQVLRPDTATRLVDALAALLVRLHNVGFFWGDVSLSNTLFRRDAGAFAAYLVDAETGELHETGLTPGQRAHDLDVARTNIAGEIMDLEAGGRLEGGVDAIAIADGIVSSYHSLWAALTDKESFGVDEAWRLTERVQRLNDLGFDIGEMSILTTADGTRVSIQPKVVDAGHHQRRLIRLTGLDVEENQARRLLNDLDEFRVRISRLGDDEEMAAHEWLTRVFEPVVKAIPWDLRAKLEPAEVFHQVLEHRWYMSQARGRSVPLAEVLTSYIDEVLRHRRDEATLMGPPTETVSLSIITASQPVIDDEDDDIDWRDLV; via the coding sequence ATGCCGGATTCGCTGAGCATCACCGCCAGCAGCGTCGATCCCGGCCTGCTGACGCTGCCGTGGTCGACGACGCTCGCGGACTGGCCGTCGAGCAACATCGTCTACCTGCCCAAGGGCATCTCGCGCCATCTGGTCAGGTTCGCCAACCTCTCGGGCCGCGTGGTCGCCATCAAGGAGACGACCGAGCAGATGGCCCGGCGAGAGTACGACATGCTCGGCAACCTCGATCGCCTGGACGTCCCGTGCGTGCAGCGGGTCGCGGTCATCGCCGGGCGAACGGATGCCGCGGGCGACCCGCTTCCGGCGGCTCTGGTGACGGCGCACCTCAAGTTCTCACTCCCCTACCGGGCGCTCTTCACGCAGGTGCTGCGCCCCGACACCGCCACGCGTCTCGTCGACGCGCTCGCCGCTCTCCTGGTGCGGCTGCACAACGTGGGGTTCTTCTGGGGCGACGTGTCGCTGTCGAACACCCTTTTCCGACGTGACGCCGGTGCCTTCGCGGCGTACCTCGTCGACGCCGAGACCGGCGAGCTGCACGAGACGGGCCTCACGCCGGGACAGCGCGCGCACGACCTCGACGTGGCGCGCACGAACATCGCCGGCGAGATCATGGACCTCGAGGCCGGCGGACGACTCGAGGGCGGCGTCGACGCGATCGCGATCGCCGACGGCATCGTGTCGTCGTACCACTCGCTGTGGGCGGCCCTCACCGACAAGGAGTCGTTCGGCGTCGACGAGGCGTGGCGCCTCACGGAGCGTGTGCAGCGCCTCAACGATCTCGGCTTCGACATCGGCGAGATGTCGATCCTGACGACCGCGGACGGCACGCGCGTCTCGATCCAGCCCAAGGTCGTCGACGCCGGACACCACCAGCGCCGGCTCATCAGGCTCACGGGCCTCGACGTCGAGGAGAACCAGGCCCGACGGCTCCTCAACGACCTCGACGAGTTCCGGGTGCGCATCTCGCGTCTGGGCGACGACGAGGAGATGGCCGCGCACGAGTGGCTGACCCGCGTGTTCGAGCCCGTGGTGAAGGCCATCCCGTGGGATCTCCGCGCCAAGCTCGAGCCCGCCGAGGTGTTCCACCAGGTGCTCGAGCACCGCTGGTACATGTCGCAGGCGCGCGGGCGATCGGTGCCCCTCGCCGAGGTGCTCACCAGCTACATCGACGAGGTGCTCCGACACCGGCGGGACGAGGCGACGCTGATGGGTCCGCCGACCGAGACGGTCTCGCTGTCGATCATCACCGCGAGCCAGCCCGTCATCGACGACGAGGACGACGACATCGACTGGCGCGACCTGGTCTGA
- a CDS encoding NAD(P)-dependent oxidoreductase, with protein MARIAVIGGTGYAGSNIVAEAVSRGHTVVSVARSVPAERVEGATYVEGTLLDVPGLVAELEGVDVVVSTVPARGDMLGNVRGNVAELAAELPSTVRIGVVGGAGGSLVAPGGERLVDQPSFTEEYKPEALEAIGILDDLRAGPASRDWFYVHPAGGFGVWNPGERTGSYRDGGDVLVTDDKGDSYISGPDLAVAIVDEIEEPKHSRERFTVGY; from the coding sequence ATGGCACGTATCGCCGTCATCGGAGGAACCGGCTACGCCGGCAGCAACATCGTCGCCGAGGCGGTGAGCCGCGGCCACACGGTGGTCTCGGTGGCACGGTCGGTTCCGGCCGAGCGGGTCGAGGGCGCGACGTACGTCGAGGGCACCCTCCTCGATGTGCCCGGCCTCGTCGCCGAGCTCGAAGGCGTCGACGTCGTGGTCTCCACCGTCCCGGCCCGCGGCGACATGCTCGGAAACGTCCGGGGCAACGTCGCCGAATTGGCGGCCGAGCTCCCGTCGACCGTGCGGATCGGCGTCGTCGGCGGCGCCGGCGGCAGCCTCGTCGCGCCCGGTGGCGAGCGCCTGGTCGACCAGCCGTCGTTCACCGAGGAGTACAAGCCCGAGGCGCTCGAGGCCATCGGCATCCTCGACGACCTGCGGGCCGGACCGGCGTCGCGGGACTGGTTCTACGTCCATCCGGCGGGCGGTTTCGGCGTGTGGAACCCGGGGGAGCGCACCGGCTCCTATCGCGACGGCGGCGACGTCCTCGTCACCGACGACAAGGGCGACTCGTACATCTCCGGCCCCGACCTCGCGGTCGCGATCGTCGACGAGATCGAGGAGCCCAAGCACTCGCGCGAGCGCTTCACCGTCGGCTACTGA
- the rlmB gene encoding 23S rRNA (guanosine(2251)-2'-O)-methyltransferase RlmB → MAKPGRPGAAKGGKKPTKGTGGKNKRSLEGRGPTPKAEDRAWHPAGKRKAAAERYAAAGGKGRPPGSTQNRAPRAKKEDDTETVTGRNSVLEALRAKIPATAFYIAQRVEMDDRVKEMLSIATHRDIPVLEVTRPELDRMAGFDGVHQGVALKVPPYEYAHPQDLLENVIESGETPLFVALDGITDPRNLGAIIRSTAAFGGHAVIVPQRRSASVNSAAWKTSAGAAARIPVAIAANLTSMLKEFKKQGVFILGLAGGGDVSLPTLELADRPVVIVVGSEGKGLSRLVTETCDQIVSIPISGATESLNAGIAASVALYQVATVRAQKDS, encoded by the coding sequence ATGGCAAAGCCAGGACGCCCCGGCGCCGCTAAGGGCGGCAAGAAGCCCACGAAGGGCACCGGCGGCAAGAACAAGCGCTCCCTCGAAGGTCGCGGACCGACCCCCAAGGCCGAGGACCGCGCGTGGCACCCCGCCGGCAAGCGCAAGGCCGCCGCTGAGCGGTATGCCGCGGCCGGCGGCAAGGGCCGGCCCCCGGGGTCGACCCAGAACCGCGCTCCGCGGGCGAAGAAGGAAGACGACACCGAGACGGTCACCGGCCGCAACTCGGTGCTCGAGGCCCTGCGCGCAAAGATCCCGGCGACGGCGTTCTACATCGCCCAGCGCGTGGAGATGGACGACCGCGTCAAGGAGATGCTGTCGATCGCCACGCACCGCGACATCCCCGTGCTCGAGGTCACCCGGCCCGAGCTGGACCGCATGGCCGGCTTCGACGGCGTGCACCAGGGCGTCGCGCTCAAGGTGCCGCCGTACGAGTACGCCCACCCGCAGGACCTGCTCGAGAACGTGATCGAGTCGGGCGAGACGCCGCTGTTCGTCGCCCTCGACGGGATCACCGACCCCCGCAACCTCGGCGCGATCATCCGCTCCACCGCTGCCTTCGGCGGGCACGCCGTGATCGTGCCGCAGCGCCGGTCGGCGAGCGTCAACTCCGCGGCGTGGAAGACCAGCGCCGGCGCGGCGGCCCGCATCCCCGTGGCGATCGCGGCGAATCTGACGTCGATGCTCAAGGAGTTCAAGAAGCAGGGCGTGTTCATCCTCGGGCTCGCCGGCGGCGGCGATGTGTCGCTCCCCACGCTCGAGCTCGCCGACCGTCCCGTCGTCATCGTCGTCGGGTCCGAGGGCAAGGGCCTCTCCCGCCTGGTGACCGAGACCTGCGACCAGATCGTGTCGATCCCGATCTCGGGCGCGACGGAGTCGCTCAACGCGGGGATCGCGGCATCCGTCGCGCTCTACCAGGTCGCGACAGTCCGCGCCCAGAAGGACAGCTGA